From the Trueperaceae bacterium genome, the window CGGCAGCCGGCGCCTTCCGAGCGGCCGCCGCGGCGGACTGAGGGCAGGCCACGCCCAGGCGCCCATATGAGTAGCGGCAGCCGCGTCCTCGTTCACGAGACCTGGGGTGACCACGCCGCCCTGCTCGCCCGGGCCAGTTCCGGGCCGCAGGGCAGCGTGGGCAGGGTGCGCCCGCAGCTCCTCGACGTCGCGACCCCGCATGCGCCCCTTGAGCTCCAGCGGGGCGGGCGCCTCGAGCGCGTCGCCGTGGCCTACGAGACCTACGGGGAGCTGAACTCGCAGGGCACGAACGCCGTCCTCATCGAACACGCCCTGACCGGTTCCGCCCACGCGGCCGGCGTGACGGACAGGGAAGACGTGCCGGGGTGGTGGGACCCGCTCATCGGGCCGGGCAAGGCGATCGACACGCGCCGCTTCTTCGTCGTGTGCAGCAACGTGCTCGGGGGCTGCTACGGCACCACCGGCCCGAGCAGCATCGACCCGGTCACCGGCCGCCCCTACGGCCCGGACTTCCCGCACTACACGGTCCGCGACATGGTCGCGGCCCAGCACCGCCTGCTCACCGCCCTCGGCGTCAAGAGCCTGCGCGCGGTCGTCGGCGGCAGCATGGGCGGCATGCAGGTCCTCGAGTGGGCCGTGACGCACCCCGAGATGGTCAGGGCCATCGCCCCCATCGCCATCGGCGCCCGCCACTCGGCCTGGGCGATCGGTCTCAACGAGGTCGCCCGGCGCGCCATCACCGCCGACCCGGCTTGGCAGGGCGGTCGCTACCCCCTTGAGCATCAGCCGGAGACGGGTCTTGGGCTCGCAAGGGCGATCGCCATGCTCACGTACCGCTCCTACGACTCGCTCGAGCAGAAGTTCGGCCGCGAGCGCGTCGGCGTCGGAGAGGAGGCCTCGGCCGACCGCGCCCTCGACGCCTCGTTCCAGATCGCCTCGTACCTCGAGTATCAGGGCGTGAAGCTCGTGAAGCGCTTCGACGCGAACACCTACCTGAGCCTCACGCGCGCCATGGACGACTACGACCTCTCCGAGGGGCGCGGCAGCCTCAACAAGGTGTTGGCCGGCATCGCGATGCCCGCGCTCGTCATGGGCATCGACTCCGACGTGCTCTACCCGGAGGCGGAGGCCAAGGCGCTCGTGGAGCGCATGCCGAACGCGCGCTACGTGACGTTGTCCTCACCGCACGGGCACGACGCGTTCCTGATCGAGTACCCCCAGGTGGCCGCCCAGCTCCGCAGGTTCCTCGCGGGCGACTAGGCCGGACCGACGACCTCGTCGGCGCGCGGTCGAGTCGCCGACCCGCTAGGCGGGCGCCGCCTCGGCGGTGGAGCCCGCCATCATGAGGCCGAGCTTCTCCGGGGTCGCCTCGTCCTGGCTCAGCTCGCCCATCACGCGGCCCTCGTACATGACGATTATGCGATCGGACAGGCTCATGATCTCGTTCAGGTCGGCGGAGACGAGCAGGACCGGCAGACCGGCGTCGCGCGCCTCCACGATCTGCTGGTGGATGAACTCGATGGCCCCGATGTCGACGCCGCGCGTCGGCTGCGCGAGGATCAGCACGCTCGGCTCGCGCTCCAGCTCCCGCGCCACGATGAGCTTCTGGGCGTTGCCGCCCGAGTAGCTGCTCACGGTGATGTTGGGGTCCGTCGGGCGCACGTCGTAGTCCTTGATGAGCCGCCTGGCGTGCCCCTCGATGGCGTCGTCTTGCAGCAGGCCCGCCCTGCTCGCGTAAGGCGCGCGGTAGTGGTCGCCGAGGATCGAGTTCAACGAGGCCGAGAACGCAGTGACGAGGCCCCTGCCGTTGCGGTCCTCCGGCACGTGGCTGAGCCCGAACTGATGGCGCTCGCGCGCGTCGTCCCGCGTGAGGTCGCGCATGCCGCCACCCTTGCCCTCGGCGAGCACCGCGCCGGAGTCCGCCTTGCGCAGGCCGGTGATGACCTCGACGAGCTCCGACTGGCCGTTACCCTCCACGCCGGCGACACCCAGTATCTCGCCACGCCGCAGGGAGAAGCCGACGCCGTCCAGCACGTTGCGCGGCTTGACCGGATGCTTGAGTACGAGGTCGCGGACCTCGAGGGCCACCGCGCCCGGCGTGGCGGGGCGCTTCTTGACCCGCAGGAGCACGTCGCGCCCGACCATCATGTTGGCGAGCCGGCGCTGGTCCGTGTCGGCGCGGTTCACGGTGCCGATCATGCGGCCGTCGCGCATGACGCTCATCCGGTCGCAGATCTCCATGACCTCGTCGAGCTTGTGGCTGATGAACACGGCCGCGTTCCCCTTGGCGGCGAACTCGCGCAGGAAGCGGAAGAGGCCGCGCGTCTCCTGCGGCGTGAGGACGGCGGTGGGCTCGTCGAGGATCAGGATGCGCGCCTCGCGGTACAGGGCCTTCAGGATCTCGACCTGCTGCTGCAGGCCGACGGGCAGGTCCTCGATGCGCGTGTCGGGCGCGAGGTCGAAACCGAACTCGGCGATGAGCTCCTCCGTGCGACGCACGGCCGCCCGGCGATCGAGCATCGGCCCGATGCGGGGCTCGGAGCCGAGCACCAGGTTCTCCGCCACCGTGAGGGGCTCGACGAGCATGAAGTGCTGGTGCACCATGCCGATGCCGAGGTCGATGGCGTCACGGGCGTTGTGGATGATCACCTGCTCGCCGTTCACCTCGATGGTGCCGGAGTCGGGCGGCTGCATGCCGTAGAGGATCTTCATGAGGGTGCTCTTGCCGGCACCGTTCTCGCCGATGAGCGCGTGTACCTCGTCCCACTCCAACTCGAAGTCGACGGCGTCGTTCGCCTTGACGAGCGGGAACTGCTTGGAGATGCCGAGCATCCTCACTGCTTTGGGCATGAGGACAGTATAGGGGCCGCTTGCGGTCTGGACGGTCGGGCTTGCGAGAGCGGACGCGCTTTGACGATGTGAGCCAGACTGGCGTACATTGAGCGTGTCGCAGTCGAAGGTGACCGCGTGCGAGGAGGGGGGCCCCATGGCTTTCGACACGCCTCGGGACAACAGGTCCGAGCGCATCCAGGCTCGCGCGACGAAGCACGCCAAGGAGAAGCTGGAGCGCGCGGCGGCCGTACGGGGCGTCAGCCTCAGCGACTTCCTGATCTCGACCGCTCTGGAGCAGGCGGACAAGACCCGGCGGGCGCACGAGCAGGTCGAGTTGAGTGCGCGAGACGGTTTGGCGTTCACAGCGGCGCTGCTCGATCCGCCGGAGCCGAACGAGGCCCTGCGTGCCGCGAGGAGTCGCTACTACGCCGAGGTGGAACGCTAGCGCCGTATGCCACGTGCCCGGCCCCGTTTCAGGGTGGCGCTCCTCGATACGAACGTTCACGATCGGGCGGCGTTCTCCTGTGGCGAGGCGTCGCTCGACGCGTACCTGAAGAGGCAGGCCGGACAGGACCTGAAACGCCGCCTCGCGATCACGTACGTGCTCCTGCCGCATGACGATGACGATCCGGCGGTCGCGTTCTACCGGAGGTACGGGTTCCTACCGTTCGCGGACGACCCTCGGCGCCTTTACCTACCCATGGCGAGCATCCGAGCTTTGTTCGGTTAGCTTCAGCCACGCAGCGCGCGCGACGGGCGTGGTGCTCCCGGTCTGCTACAA encodes:
- a CDS encoding homoserine O-acetyltransferase; this encodes MSSGSRVLVHETWGDHAALLARASSGPQGSVGRVRPQLLDVATPHAPLELQRGGRLERVAVAYETYGELNSQGTNAVLIEHALTGSAHAAGVTDREDVPGWWDPLIGPGKAIDTRRFFVVCSNVLGGCYGTTGPSSIDPVTGRPYGPDFPHYTVRDMVAAQHRLLTALGVKSLRAVVGGSMGGMQVLEWAVTHPEMVRAIAPIAIGARHSAWAIGLNEVARRAITADPAWQGGRYPLEHQPETGLGLARAIAMLTYRSYDSLEQKFGRERVGVGEEASADRALDASFQIASYLEYQGVKLVKRFDANTYLSLTRAMDDYDLSEGRGSLNKVLAGIAMPALVMGIDSDVLYPEAEAKALVERMPNARYVTLSSPHGHDAFLIEYPQVAAQLRRFLAGD
- a CDS encoding ABC transporter ATP-binding protein, producing MPKAVRMLGISKQFPLVKANDAVDFELEWDEVHALIGENGAGKSTLMKILYGMQPPDSGTIEVNGEQVIIHNARDAIDLGIGMVHQHFMLVEPLTVAENLVLGSEPRIGPMLDRRAAVRRTEELIAEFGFDLAPDTRIEDLPVGLQQQVEILKALYREARILILDEPTAVLTPQETRGLFRFLREFAAKGNAAVFISHKLDEVMEICDRMSVMRDGRMIGTVNRADTDQRRLANMMVGRDVLLRVKKRPATPGAVALEVRDLVLKHPVKPRNVLDGVGFSLRRGEILGVAGVEGNGQSELVEVITGLRKADSGAVLAEGKGGGMRDLTRDDARERHQFGLSHVPEDRNGRGLVTAFSASLNSILGDHYRAPYASRAGLLQDDAIEGHARRLIKDYDVRPTDPNITVSSYSGGNAQKLIVARELEREPSVLILAQPTRGVDIGAIEFIHQQIVEARDAGLPVLLVSADLNEIMSLSDRIIVMYEGRVMGELSQDEATPEKLGLMMAGSTAEAAPA
- a CDS encoding DUF1778 domain-containing protein; translated protein: MAFDTPRDNRSERIQARATKHAKEKLERAAAVRGVSLSDFLISTALEQADKTRRAHEQVELSARDGLAFTAALLDPPEPNEALRAARSRYYAEVER